The Bdellovibrio bacteriovorus W nucleotide sequence TCATAGCGCTAGCCAAAAATCTTTGAGCATGTCTGATTATCTATTGGCACAAGGAGCACGACAACTCACTCAAGCAGGTGATAACGATGAACCTCAGTTTTCCAACGATGGACAGCGTCTTTTATTTTCAAGCAGTATGCGAGTCAGCCACAAGAGTTGGCAGGTTTATGAATATGATTTCATCAATAATCGAGAGCGCCGTGTGACTTTCTCGGATGGTGATGCCACATCGCCTTCCTATATGAGTGATCGCGAGCTTATTTATTCCTCCACAACGGATGAAATAAAAGAACGCCCTCTACAAGGCACGGGCAACTCCAATCTTCCGCCTTCTGATATTTACATGAGTGATCTTTATGGAAATGAAATCACACGTCTTGTGAACAACCCCGGCTTTGATGGCGATCCTGAGTTTATTCCACAGACTCCTAAACCTTTCGTGATCTTTTCATCAAAGCGCAATTCCCATGGAGCAGGAGTTTACCGTCTCGATCTCGGCACTCTCACAACCACTTTGATTTCTTCAGAAAAAGGCAAAGACAAAAGATTTCCAGTGATGAGTCCTGATCGCGGAAGCCTTCTTTGGATCGAAAAAAATCCACAGACAAAAGAAGACAACCTCGTTCTTTACAAACTGGGCAGCAAAGTGCCTCTGGTTTTAAAACAGGGCGAAGGACAGTACCAAAGTCTGTTTTATGCGCACCGTCCTCCCCAAAGAATCTTCTATTCTATTTTAAGACCTGGAGAAAAGCAGTATCGCCTCGAATCCTACAATCTTGAAACTCAGTGCACGCAGGTTCTTTTCAGCGGTAAAGAGTCTCTCTACTCCCCTTCGGTCTCAAATCAATTGCAGGAGCGTTTAGCATTCAGTCGCGACCTCCAAGACCGTCGCCAGATCTATGTAGCCCCTATGCCTCAAGAGATCGGGCCTTGCCTCGAAGGCACGTCCCAAGCTAATCTTAAAGAGTGAGAAATATCTTAAGCCTTTTTATTTTTAGTTTTTGTTTATCGGCAGGTGCCGCTCCCTATCCTTTAACAGGATCAGCCGGCACCTTGAATCCGCAAAAAGGCTACTTCTTCACGCCCAAAGGTTTTCAGCTCAACGCTGCAAATACGCAATGGCTTCCGCAGGCCCATCAGATGTCTGAAGGCGTGATTAAACTTTCCCCGAGTGCAAAGAGTCAGGCCTCTCTCACTGTTCGCACGGATCGTCTGCAAAAAGGAATTTCGTTAGAGC carries:
- a CDS encoding hypothetical protein (COG0823 Periplasmic component of the Tol biopolymer transport system); amino-acid sequence: MKVLGFALLLGSLTACSHSASQKSLSMSDYLLAQGARQLTQAGDNDEPQFSNDGQRLLFSSSMRVSHKSWQVYEYDFINNRERRVTFSDGDATSPSYMSDRELIYSSTTDEIKERPLQGTGNSNLPPSDIYMSDLYGNEITRLVNNPGFDGDPEFIPQTPKPFVIFSSKRNSHGAGVYRLDLGTLTTTLISSEKGKDKRFPVMSPDRGSLLWIEKNPQTKEDNLVLYKLGSKVPLVLKQGEGQYQSLFYAHRPPQRIFYSILRPGEKQYRLESYNLETQCTQVLFSGKESLYSPSVSNQLQERLAFSRDLQDRRQIYVAPMPQEIGPCLEGTSQANLKE